One window of Saprospiraceae bacterium genomic DNA carries:
- a CDS encoding restriction endonuclease subunit S has product MKWEKVSLRDYTTKIGSGVTPKGGASVYQDSGVALFRSQNIYNGSFFDKGLAFINEVIAEKMKSVEVLEGDVLLNITGDSVARCCYAPVDFLPGRVNQHVAIVRADKEKLHSKFLMYQLISPFMQNTMLSYAEGAGATRNALTKGIIEDLKINLPPLPTQRKIASILSAYDDLIENNLKRIKLLEERAFASYKLIVKSEKLIEGKVGDLADVKSGYAFKSRDWSEEGFPVIKIKNIGNNDIELTDCSFIPESIAEVANKFKLNAGDLLIAMTGATVGKIGMMPKTETSFYLNQRVGIFKPKVENAELFLFCFFNEPTAKNAVESLASGAAQPNISGGQLESIKLYYPKIETVTEFGNSIKSHFELIWNLKEQNNKLREARDILLPKLMSGQIEV; this is encoded by the coding sequence ATGAAGTGGGAGAAAGTTTCCTTAAGAGATTATACTACTAAAATTGGTAGTGGCGTAACACCTAAAGGTGGGGCAAGTGTTTATCAAGATAGTGGTGTTGCATTATTCAGAAGTCAAAATATTTATAACGGTAGTTTTTTCGATAAGGGCTTAGCTTTCATTAATGAAGTTATTGCTGAAAAAATGAAATCAGTTGAAGTATTAGAAGGAGATGTTCTGCTAAATATTACAGGTGATTCTGTTGCTCGATGTTGTTATGCTCCTGTTGATTTTCTTCCAGGGAGAGTTAACCAACACGTTGCAATTGTTAGAGCTGATAAGGAAAAATTACATTCTAAATTCCTAATGTATCAGCTCATTTCTCCATTTATGCAGAACACAATGCTTTCATATGCAGAAGGAGCAGGAGCAACAAGAAATGCTTTAACAAAAGGAATTATTGAAGATTTAAAAATCAATCTTCCCCCTCTCCCCACTCAACGCAAAATCGCATCCATTTTATCGGCTTATGATGATTTGATAGAGAATAATTTGAAGCGGATAAAGTTGTTGGAGGAGAGGGCGTTTGCAAGCTATAAGTTGATAGTGAAAAGTGAAAAGTTAATAGAGGGAAAAGTTGGCGATTTAGCAGATGTTAAGTCAGGTTATGCTTTCAAAAGCCGAGATTGGTCAGAAGAAGGTTTTCCAGTTATTAAGATTAAGAACATAGGTAACAACGATATTGAATTAACCGATTGCAGTTTTATTCCAGAGAGTATTGCAGAGGTGGCAAACAAGTTCAAATTGAATGCAGGTGATTTATTAATCGCAATGACAGGAGCAACAGTTGGAAAAATTGGAATGATGCCAAAAACCGAAACTTCTTTTTACTTGAACCAACGTGTTGGAATTTTCAAGCCGAAGGTTGAAAATGCAGAATTGTTTTTATTCTGTTTCTTTAATGAGCCAACAGCCAAAAATGCAGTTGAAAGTTTAGCTTCAGGAGCAGCACAACCAAATATTAGCGGAGGTCAACTTGAAAGTATAAAATTATATTATCCAAAAATTGAAACTGTTACCGAATTTGGTAATTCTATAAAATCACATTTTGAATTGATTTGGAATTTAAAAGAACAAAACAACAAACTCCGAGAGGCAAGGGATATTTTATTACCTAAATTGATGAGTGGACAAATAGAAGTATGA
- a CDS encoding SAM-dependent DNA methyltransferase — translation MQGKQLRKLEAELWRAADQLRANSKLTASEYSMPVLGLIFLRHAYNRFQKVKVEVEKELPVHPQRGKRPLTKKDFEEQNSMFLPEKAQFDYLVSLPESADIGEAIDNAMKLIEDEYDNLKGVLPKNFTIFSKDLLRELIRIFNKEVLQKAEGDLFGKIYEYFLNKFAMTGAQEGGEFFTPMSLVQTIVNVIEPDHGIVFDPACGSAGMFVQTGYFIESEGLKPAEKVTFYGQEKADLNTKLAKMNLTVHGLEGNIQEGNTFYEDKHDLVGGADFVMANPPFNVDGVDKAKDAIKRDPRLILDGKVNLPKNDNANYLWIQYFYNYLKPTGRAGFVMASSASDAGHSEKDIREKLVKTGAVDVMMAIGNNFFYTRSLPCTLWFFDRAKEKDKTKSDKVLMLDARKIYRKVTSKVNDFSPEQLQNLICIVNLYRGKPTKFESTVKSYLQTAADLAKETAEAITELQKQLQKVLKTVSDFATKYAKENKEAKAFVDALNIEETGSIYEQQNKLIAEAKKAKADIEVLESIAHLCKALRKPQDKLIKQLLDAISTAAKEYQLSKNKDWKELNLKEQLDQLKTLQQQLSGNPDEEEPGLLHETEYFYKQAHWLTSRFPGGIYTDVEGLCKVVNQKEIEAKDWSLSPGRYVGVDTATDEDFDYEERLNEIHIELEGLNEEAIALAKTISENFKELAI, via the coding sequence ATGCAAGGAAAACAACTCAGAAAATTAGAAGCAGAACTGTGGAGAGCCGCAGACCAACTCCGGGCTAATAGTAAACTGACGGCTTCGGAATATTCTATGCCTGTATTAGGATTGATATTCTTACGGCACGCCTATAACCGCTTTCAAAAAGTCAAAGTGGAAGTAGAAAAGGAATTACCTGTACATCCGCAACGGGGTAAACGACCATTGACCAAAAAAGACTTTGAAGAGCAAAACTCCATGTTCCTGCCCGAGAAGGCTCAGTTTGATTATCTCGTTTCTTTGCCCGAAAGTGCCGACATAGGCGAAGCAATTGATAACGCAATGAAACTGATTGAGGACGAATACGACAATCTCAAAGGCGTATTGCCCAAAAACTTTACCATTTTCAGTAAAGACCTATTGCGTGAATTGATCCGTATTTTCAATAAAGAAGTATTACAAAAAGCCGAAGGCGATTTATTCGGAAAGATTTATGAATACTTCCTCAATAAATTCGCCATGACCGGAGCACAGGAAGGCGGAGAGTTTTTTACACCTATGAGTCTGGTACAAACCATAGTAAACGTAATAGAACCCGACCACGGCATTGTGTTCGACCCTGCCTGCGGTAGTGCAGGTATGTTTGTGCAAACGGGTTATTTTATAGAAAGCGAAGGACTGAAACCTGCTGAGAAAGTTACTTTTTACGGACAGGAAAAAGCAGACCTCAATACCAAACTGGCCAAGATGAACTTAACCGTTCACGGTTTGGAAGGCAACATACAGGAAGGCAATACTTTTTACGAAGACAAACACGACCTGGTAGGCGGTGCTGATTTTGTAATGGCCAATCCTCCATTTAATGTGGATGGTGTGGACAAAGCTAAAGATGCCATTAAACGCGACCCACGCCTGATATTAGACGGCAAAGTAAATCTGCCGAAAAACGACAATGCCAATTATTTGTGGATTCAGTATTTCTACAACTACCTGAAACCAACAGGCAGAGCAGGTTTTGTAATGGCTTCATCTGCCAGCGATGCCGGACACAGCGAAAAAGACATTCGGGAGAAGTTGGTAAAAACTGGCGCAGTAGATGTGATGATGGCCATTGGCAACAACTTTTTCTATACCCGTTCATTGCCTTGCACCCTTTGGTTTTTTGACCGTGCCAAAGAAAAAGACAAAACCAAAAGCGATAAAGTGTTGATGCTTGATGCGAGGAAGATTTACCGCAAAGTAACGAGCAAAGTAAATGACTTTAGCCCCGAGCAATTGCAAAACCTGATTTGTATTGTAAACCTGTATAGAGGCAAACCAACGAAGTTTGAAAGCACTGTAAAAAGCTATTTGCAAACGGCTGCCGATTTAGCCAAAGAAACTGCCGAAGCAATCACCGAACTGCAAAAGCAATTGCAGAAGGTATTGAAAACCGTTAGCGACTTTGCTACCAAATACGCCAAAGAAAACAAGGAAGCCAAAGCATTTGTAGATGCCCTGAACATTGAAGAAACTGGTAGCATTTACGAACAACAAAATAAGCTGATTGCAGAAGCGAAAAAGGCAAAAGCTGATATTGAAGTTTTAGAAAGCATTGCCCACTTGTGCAAAGCATTACGCAAACCGCAAGACAAACTCATTAAGCAATTATTGGATGCCATTAGCACAGCCGCCAAAGAATACCAACTGAGCAAAAACAAAGACTGGAAAGAGTTGAACTTAAAAGAACAGCTCGACCAACTGAAAACCCTGCAACAGCAACTCAGCGGCAACCCCGATGAAGAAGAACCCGGCTTGCTGCACGAAACCGAATATTTCTACAAACAAGCCCATTGGCTCACAAGCCGTTTCCCCGGAGGCATTTATACCGATGTGGAAGGACTTTGCAAAGTAGTCAACCAAAAAGAAATAGAAGCCAAAGACTGGAGTTTGAGCCCGGGCAGGTATGTAGGCGTGGACACCGCCACCGATGAGGACTTTGACTACGAAGAACGCCTGAACGAAATACATATTGAGTTGGAAGGATTGAATGAAGAAGCCATTGCCTTGGCAAAAACCATTTCTGAAAACTTTAAAGAGTTGGCGATATGA